The DNA window AGAATAAAGATTTTGcgaccaattccaactaaaacagacagatcattctTCTGCTGGTTCACTGCCTCATCATACAAAGGTGCGCTCTCATCAGCCACCTTAGTCTCCTTTGCAAGAGATTTTTCGACGTgcacaacatactcttcctcctagtaccaaccatcACATGATCTAGtgtcatcccactaaaattacaacaacaaattaagaactttaatcaaaatcatcacaaaaaatTGCTACAAACCATAATAAAACATGACAAAAAATAACTCACTTCGTGATCTGGACACGTGTAGAAGATGCGCCCTTGGTTGacacccttcttcttcaccctGTACACCCTCATAGTCTTCTGCTCACACTTGCCACACGCAATTAATTAGAGGGAGGTCTAGCCTCAGTCGCTTAGGGACCCCGTGCGAGGCCGAGGACCTAGAACCAGTCGCCATCTACGACTCTCTATATTCATTTTCATCAACTACTATAATTTTTCATTTtgtgaaccatgaaattaaatgagctatatacatgtcgtactcaacaaatataacatggggttcatgaggctcaaaaggctaacactggtttaactgtgattagcttttaatgagttatCTTTTAGCAatggggtggcaacaagtttatcacaagcccatataaacacatgatcaggtaaacatgaataatgaatagcataaacagtaatcattaatgaacatctttatcatcagtatcatcagtgttcatcatcattaaccattaatgatcatctattccataagggttttgACCataagcacggctgatatactagttttacaatctgcagaggttgtacactttcactgtgagtcatgatttatcctttcgcccgaggtagctaatctctggACCCATttctaaggaaggtcggcagggttcactatgaagcctttcaaaggttcgtctaacaagttagggccattagattcactcggcaaacagatataggaacccccctatcgaatggcacaatgacacgtagcctatacacataagagtagaggctatcctatacctgattcgtcaagccattcttacaccaataaaggtaaccactaacaagctagaaaaggtactcatactaagctaaagccagagccatgtagccctcacagttgtactataagtctcggatgatcacttacagataagtccttagggagaggaatctagagcaccataaaagcagcccaatgctctagcccccgtgttccatgttgctaaaaagcaacttttagtgtttattgcatataccattagtcaagttacaagatcatggttgtagtggagcactagcatcaaactacccaatgcaataccccataggtaacaaggcacagggtacaaagtactaggaaatctttAGTGGCAGTCAAGATAGACACATACATCATgaattaaattattaaaggtatataggacaacaaggaagatcctatgctatacttgccttaaacaccgttccttcagtaagctttaatcttcaacgttcttcttcttcttgatcaccacgtatatcacACCGACTAGaaaagatcataaagcaccacacaagcatccatacaatcatacacgaagcaaacaacatatctaaattagaacagtacaccaaacataaaatcaaaatgaaaagtttgtaaaacaaatctacgtcttgctatgaacacacagacgcgaaaaacacactaatcggagctacggttgaaaagatacaactaccgagagatctgcttataggagaaaatataaaactattagcttcatgtgttttaattatataaaacatatataagatatattataatttaagtcaaattgagatttgaattataaaactaaagtaaaacaaatcatattttatttataaaacacagttgcataattattattcaagatatgatttaaaccataaaattttagaaatagtaatatggtaaacaatgttactaacgcgtagatctcgtcaccatgaatctaacgcaacttgaatgggccaaaacggagttaaaacgtagaagatatgatttaaacaatatttcctttaataaaataatagattaaatctaacctcaaattttaaaagttgaaacatATCTAACTATagaatgaacatgtagattatgaaattacgaacctaacgcaatttgaacgggtcaaatcggagttaaaacgaagaagttatggctaaaacaaaatcagtggcaaatctgtaaataagtgaaaacgtattttggatctaatccGATTGAACTACGCTTTCTAGAGATGAAAACGTACTCTAGAAAAGTGCTATGGACTGTGGGTTCGAAAATAGCAAACtggaggggctcttttgcaatgtTGACTGGCGAAGGGGTATTCTGAAATATGGACCGTCGGATCTAATTTGGACGGCGTTGATTAGATCATGGTGGAGGAAATAGGAGATAGCCAGTCGGCTACAGTGCCCGGTGTGGTGGAAGACATGGTCGGCGGCGAGGAACTCGACGGCGTGCGTGATTCAAGGCCTATGGTTCACGGTTTTCAACAGGAACGGCACGGGGTGAAAGAGGAGGTTGAGGCGAGCTCACCTAGCGGCTTCCCACAGAGGATTGCGGGTCCGTGGTGGCACGCGGCTTGGCAGGTCGACGGCAGACGATGGTGCTAGGTGGCGGCGCGGCTGTGGGGCTCGGCTGCAGCATTGGTGCGGGATAGGGGGGTGGCGGCCACGGGCTCACTATTTATGGCGTTGGCGCGGCTTGGGAAGCACGCAACCGAGCGAGGCGGGGCGAGCACGGACTCTCGGGTGACGGCGACGGTGAGTCCCAGCGGAATACGGCACGAGGAAGAAGGATGAAGCTGACAGGCGGGCCTGGGGTTGTCAGCGGGGAGGGAAGAGAGGAGAACGGCGCGGCTGGGCCTTCAGCGAACTGGGCCAGCGCGGAGCGGGCGCGGGAGATGGCCCAACGCGTGGGAAAATGGCCAGCACAGAGAGCAGAACAGGCCGCGGCGCTGGGCAGCGGCGGGCGACGCTAGGCCGGTGACTGCGCGGCTTCACTTTGGCTGGGCCGCGGCCGTCGGCACAAGAGGAAATGGCGCCACACGGGGAGGAGGACGGGCCACGCTGCTGCCTGGGTCTGTGCGCTGACGTGGGCTGGAGGGAAAAAGCAAACTGGACCATGCAGGCtgaaagggagagagaggaggagagagggttttctctttttttccaaatctttttctaatttgttttaaaaaccaaattcaaatgtaaaccaaatccgatttgaataggatttcaaatacccttttcaattcaaacataaatgagaaattttgataagttttcaaaaataaattttacaactttttaaattcttttattttctaattctcttttctttcatttcttttacttcaaagccatttttaatttcatttgcaaaaacaatttaaaccactcaatcaaattcattaaatgcaagggcatgtatgcacaaacatgttgctacctcctatgataaattttaatttaatgaaaaattttgttttcctatatttttatgagcacaaaaatacaaaattaaatcattttaactctattttcaaaagaggcaaattttggggtattacaattctacccccttaagatgaatcttgtccccgagattcggaagacgtcgactaggagatggGAACACTCCGtctttgaattcttctttacttcctcatgcagttccatcgtcttgataaggatccactttactttgcatacctgttgaccttactccaagtaacttgcctaactaattccaagattttgacaggCACCTCGATCAATTCTCaggtatctccaatcactaggccactttTCCCTTTTAGTCCATAATATCatttctttttcttaaaatattcccTTCCAACAAAGACTGActaatctcttggtcagaaggggattctactaccaatctttaaAACATTAATTATTCCGGTTAAGTTCCTTGAtctgggaatacaactcttaatccttggtgtcacctgaaccttcttagcacaattctccgttgctaagggcatcagccatgactttgcttctccaagtgatagcacttttccaagtcataatccatttcattccaacgaggataacacaagctcaagaccaacttaatTGACAATGTCTTGTTTATTCTTGTGACCCTCCTATATGTCATTTTTTCTTACATAAGGAcgcatcccacaccttgacaaggtgcatcattgtagatatgaagctcTTTTCTGAATCTGGCAaggctaatacataggttttacttcgaCCTCTTCttagactccttcaaacacttacctaaagtttctttatccaaactaacttgaaagcttctctagtagctctatcaaaatcttgatgatcttggttaaatcTCCCTTGAACCATTAATcaaaactcattgaaactctgagtttctatcacatctttgggtaccaccacgcttctgctaCGTAAACTAGAAcataggacacttcatcttgcaaattcttcaacttggctacccccttaagaaaatataactaggggacaccaaagtatagcttgcacctccttctagatgagctaactagtatcaagatgttctgacatcccaacgatactcttgtgtattggcaagaaatctgaaattcctcgcggGATGAAAAATAGTAGTGCAGTAAAACGGCTGTAACTCTCATTATGTTAATCCAATGATaatgtagcttataccgttggaaatcttataatataagattctccacaacttccttatagaacacttttccaaattctgcagttaacttggtcgaaaatagTACACAACAGAAATGGTtccaggttccaaacagcacaaatacatcgccttgtgattttcgtatctccataaccaaaatagctatcagggtgattcttgttCTCAGAGAatgatattgaagtctactattgtctagaattttctcatgatttttgtcATCTTAGATTAaagatataagccaaagagtgcagGCTGCTACGAAAAGACgggatagggaaaacagaagaaaatcaaaacccgactatttatttcactaatcattataccttaggcctataagctaaatgaaattgtaggaacacccaacaagatcattgcagtcattacaaagatccaaaacaatcataagcataatgacaattcaacaagcaataaagatgctcaattcaatcattgactcaacttgcgatactattgtcctcattgtactaggggtaacaatcctaagacttatctttagattacgcaagaaggtgatgagggatagttctaaaagcatatcaaatcaaggggtgaagataagaacaaagacttcaaaataagcaccaaggtagagatgaatagcaagggtagagatatagtagagaagaaaatatcaaggttcagaGAGCAaaggtttttgtagcaacttctaaaccttaagacgaccagtttctactgggcttgcgtcctacagttagcattgctctgataccactttgtagcacccgattttaaggacaaaactagatacacaccatatgtgagcccaggaagtcaaatctcacatatagctacaaataaagataatatcaaaagacaatgcttaaatacatagcatattagtataaagattataacctcagagtatagacagcggaaagataactccgatcttcaggcgaagactccaaatccacagggataacagactggttgaccacaagcctaattcctctaaactctagcaatttggtacccatccgggatttttccaaagatttaaaaagtaaagcaagcgtaagtacatgtcatactcaacaaatataacatggggttcatgaggctcaaaaggctgacactggtttaactgcgatcaGCTTTTAATGAGTCGTCTTTTAGCAatggggtggcaacaagtttatcacaagcccatataaacacatgatcagataaatatgaataatgaatagcataaacagtaatcattaatgaacaTCTTTAttattagtatcatcagtgttcatcatcattaaccattaatgatcatctattccgtaatggttccaaggccgctcatgaccgtgagcacggctgatatactagttttacactctgcagaggttgtacactttcactatgagtcgtgatttaccctttcgcccgaggtagctaatctcttgacccacttccaaggaaggtcggcaggattcactatgaagcctttcaaaggttcatctaacaagttagggccattagattcactcgtcaaacagatataggaacccccctatcgaatgACACAATGACACGTAGattatacacataagagtagaggttgtcctatacccgattcatcaagccattcttacactaataaaggtaaccactaacaagctagaaaaggacctcatactaagctaaagccagagccatgtagccctcatagttgtactgtaagtctcggatgatcacttacagataagtccttagggagagaaatctagagcaccataaaaacagcccaatggtctagcccccttgttccatgttgctaaaaagcatcttttagtgtttattgcatataccattagtcaagttacaagatcatggttgtagtggagcactagcatcaaactacccaatgcaataccctataGGTAATAAGACAcagggtacaaagtactaggaaatctttATTGGCAGTTAAGATAGACACATACAGCATgaattaaattattaaaggtgtataggacaacaaggaagatcccatgctatacttgccttaaacaccgatctttcggtaagctttaaccttcaatgttcttcttcttcttgatcaccaggtatatctcaccgactagacaagatcataaagcaccacacaagcatccatacaatcatacacgaagcaaacaatagatctaaattagaacagtacaccaaacataaaatcaaaatgaaaagtttataaaacgaatctaagtctcactacgaacacacatacGTGGAAAGCACACTAattggagctacggttgaaaagatacaactaccaagaGATCTGCttataggagaaaatataaaactattagcttcatgtgttttaattatataaaaaacatatataagatatattataatttaagtcaaatttagatttgaattataaaactaaagtaaaacaaatcatattttatttataaaacacagttgcataattattattcaagatatgatttaaaccataaaattttagaaatagtaatatggtaaacaaagttactaacgcgtagatctcatcgtcatgaatctaacgcaacttgaatgggctaaaatggagttaaaacgtagaagatatgatttaaacaagatttcctttaataaaataatagattaaatctaacctcgaattttaaaagttgaaacatATCTAActgtagtatgaacatgtagattatgaaattacgaacctaacgcaatttgaacgggtcaaatcgaagttaaaacggagaagttatgaataaaataaaatcagtgacaaatctgtaaataagtgaaaacgtattttggatctaatccGATTGAACTACGCTTTCCAGAGAAGAAAACGTACTCTAGAAAAgtgctatggactgcgggttcaaaaaTAGCAAACTGGAGGGCCTTTTTTGCAATGTTGATCGGCAAAGGTGTGTAATGAAATATGGACCGTCGGATCTAATTTGGACGGCGCTGATTAGATCACGGAGGAGGAAATAGGAGAGTCGACCAGCTACAGTGCCCCGTGCGGTGGAAGACATGGCCGGCAGCGAGGAGCTCGACGGCGCGCGTGATTCAAGGCCTACGGTTCACGGTTTTCAATAGGAATGGCACGGGGTGAAAGAGGAGGTTGAGCCGAGCACACCTAGCTGCTTCCCACGGAGGATTGTGGGACCGTGGTGGCGCGCAGCTTGGCGGATCGACGGCAGACGGCGGCGCTAGGTGGCGGCGCGGCTGTGGGCGCTCGGCTGCAGCGTTGGTGCAGGATAGGGGGGCGGCGGCCATGGGCTCGCTATTTATGGCGCTGGCGCGGCTTCGGAAGCACGCAACCGAGCGAGGCGGGGCGAGCACGGACTcccgggcgacggcggcggcgagtccAGGCGGAatacggcgcgaggaagaaggatGAAGCTGACAGGCGGGCCCGGGGTTGTCAGCGGGGAGGGAAGAGAGGAGAACGGCGCGGCTGGGCCTTCAGTGAACTGGGCTAGCGCGGAGCGATCGTGGGAGATGGGCCAACGGGGGGAAACGGCTAGCACAGAGAGTAGAACAGGCCGTGGCGCTAGGCAGCGGCGGGCGACGCTGGGCCGGTGACTGCGTGGCTTCACTTTGGCTGGGCCACGGCCGTCGGCCCAAGAGGAAACGGCGCCACACGGGGAGGAGGACGGGTCGCGCTGCTGCTGGGCCTGCGTGCTGACGTGGGCCGGCGGGAAAAAGCAAACCGGACCTTGCAGGCcgaaagggagagagaggaggagagagggttttctcttttttttccaaatctttttctaatttgttttaaaaaccaaattcaaatgtaaaccaaatccaatttgaataggatttcaaatacccttttcaattcaaacataaatgagaaattttgataagttttcaaaaataaattttacaactttttaaattcttttattttttaattCTCTCTTCTTTCATTTCTTTTACTtcgaagccatttttaatttcatttgcaaaaacaatttaaaccactcaatcaaattcatcaaatgcaagggcatgtatgcacaaacatgttgctacctcctatgataaattttaatttaatgaaaatttttgttttcctatattttcatgagcacaaaaatacaaaattaaatcattttaactttattttcaaaagaggcaaattttggggtgttacatggtagctccaaccgagattggagggtgacctttagtcccggtttgagccaccaaccaggactaaaggttccctCCTGCTTCGCTCCTGCAAAAGCTGTAGTTCTAGCCGTTGGGTAGGTGACTTTAGTCttagttggtagctccaaccaagATTAACCGTTTCTTTAGTCCTGGGTCAAAAATGGGTGGGATTAAAGCCTAGAACCGAAAATCTGCTCTCTACTGGTGTCAGATGCCAAACAAGATAAGTAAACAAGCAACGAATGATCCAGATTATCACATACATATGCTATCTGGAACGCAAAAAGGCTTATAAGCTCATGTAAGGGAAGGTGAAGTGAAGTAGAATGGTGTAGTTGAACTAATGAAGGGCATACATCAATTATAGACATACACATACCCATAAACCTTCGTACGTGCAAGACCAGTTTCCTTCTCCCAGGATGTCCAGTAGCACTCCAGACGCTTGGAAATTGTGCTCCATGGTAGGAAAACAGTTCTTCCCGTAACCAAAAAAAGGTTCATGCCAACAAATTCCCCATCAAAAGAAAAAACGGATCCACCTTCCCAAGCCTAATAACACAATAACGGTGACAGGCAACGAGGGTTAGACTTGAACAAAATGTAAATGGTATGGAACAAGAGTTGAATATAAAATAATATTCATTTTTACTGCCTGCATGCTACAATAAAGGAAATGGAATAAAATGGTCATATCGCCATGCAAGTGCACCTCTGAGATTTTACTGTCAAGATGTTTATCATTCTTTGATACCCTTAATTCACCACCCAATTCCACAATCCTGGCCATTAGGTCACCAGAGACATCACGCCCAACTACACATGCCTCACCATAGGGAGATTCCAGCACACGGTGGAAAATTCCAACATGAACATCGAGGAAGCTATCGACGTTGACAACAGCAAAGTTGTCATCTAAATCATGTTCATCCAAAAAAAAAACCTGTACACTTTCTTGCCTTCATGGCGCACTTCAATCTACAAAACAATAATAATGCAAGAAATGGTCACGCAATGATCAGAAGCAAACAAACTAGTAAAAGGATGAATGTCAGAGCCAACCTTTAAGTCATAATAGTGTTCGTTTGTTTTACCATGAAAAGCTCTAACCAAACTTGCTGAAGTCAGAAACCTTGTAAGGTTGTGCCCCTGTCGTGCTATAGCTATGCCCGAGCATGAAAACAAGGTTATGTCTCCTACAGAAGATTGCAACTAGAATCATTTAACTGGTAGTGTTTCAACATGTATATTTGTTGAAAAACTAAGAAGACTACAGTAGCATTATAATCACCATTGCACAAAGAAATTGAGACGACACTTTTACAAAAATCTGATTTAACCTGATCAGATAGCTTAGTGAAAACATCTTGAGTACAGTCCTCATCATGCAAGCGACCTAGTTGAAGAAAAGAAAACATTAAGGCAACTGAGAATGCTCAGATGAACTGTGGAAATGTggggaaaacagaggaagaacTAGCAGACCTGAGACCCACTCGGTCTTGCAAGCTCTTCTGTTCTTATGAAAGCTTCTAGTGAAATGACCACCGCTCCTCTTAGCTTTCCGCATCGTTTTCAAGGCTGAAGCAGGATTATTTTAGAAATATAACGAAGGGGCAAATATGGGGGTCATAAGCAGTAATAAAGCAACAATGTAAAACTATAACCAACCAACCAATCAAATCAAAGGAATGCTAATAAAGCCCTTATGTCAGGCCTGAAAGACAAACGTTGCTAATTTTAATCGGGGTCCCCAAAGAAGTTGGCCAAAGAGCATAATTTCTTAGCTCAACTACCAACTATAGCATTGAGTGCTGACATGAAAATGCCTGATACACTCTACACTGTTACACCTGATGTATTGGAAGATTTTGTCCAGCTGTAGTTGAAGTGTCAATTTGCTCCCCCAAAACATACATCAATGCTATCTTGGAGGAAAGGGCATTACCGCATACACCTGAAAGAAAAGAGCTCACTTAAGAGTACACTGGTCTTAAGGTAGTCAAAACTAGGCTTTACCGTCCACTGGACTATATGTTCTCTACTACTACTGGACATACAAAACTACCATAGAAGCAGTCAAGAAGCCATATATGCAGCGCACAAATGAACAACAACTTTCTCACTTTAAAGATTTTCTCGTCTGCCT is part of the Miscanthus floridulus cultivar M001 chromosome 9, ASM1932011v1, whole genome shotgun sequence genome and encodes:
- the LOC136483801 gene encoding uncharacterized protein, whose protein sequence is MFARIRARHVKLVLHPAATSVPCPCRPERALSLSLSLPLSPHPAGEGWTGRSCYGAVPLYDFQALKTMRKAKRSGGHFTRSFHKNRRACKTEWVSGRLHDEDCTQDVFTKLSDQVKSDFCKSVVSISLCNGDITLFSCSGIAIARQGHNLTRFLTSASLVRAFHGKTNEHYYDLKIEVRHEGKKVYRFFFWMNMI